From one Humulus lupulus chromosome 8, drHumLupu1.1, whole genome shotgun sequence genomic stretch:
- the LOC133798535 gene encoding protein IQ-DOMAIN 3, giving the protein MGKKGNWFAAVKKALSPGPKEKKDQKTRKSKKTWFGKSSNSNVVSSTEETALPVPRAYSPPPVEVKLTEIENEQSKHAYSVAIATAAAAEAAVAAAQAAAEVVRLTAVPRYYGLSKEEIAAIKIQTAFRGYMARRALRALRGLVRLKSLIQGQSVKRQATTTLRCMQTLARVQSQIRARRIRMSEENQALQRQLQQKREKELERLRVSMGEEWVDSHQSKEQIEAKLLSKQEAAVRRERALAYAFSHQQTLKNSSKSANPTFMDPNNPHWGWSWLERWMAARPWESRSTVDYHDRVSIKSAASNAMSMGDITKAYHRRNLSHDTRPSPTAQKSWDQQPSQPSPSTPLSKAPSLSSLTGRTPKRNGWGGDEDSRSMLSIQSERHRRHSIAGSSVTDNESFASSPAVPSYMAPTQSAKAKSRLPSPLGFETNGTPDKGSVSSAKKRLSFAGSPAVSRRHSGPPRMDSSTIKDREENMRNGGSR; this is encoded by the exons ATGGGGAAGAAAGGGAATTGGTTTGCTGCAGTGAAGAAAGCTCTCAGTCCAGGCCCCAAGGAAAAGAAAGATCAG AAAACCCGTAAATCTAAGAAAACATGGTTTGGAAAGAGCAGCAACTCGAATGTGGTTTCTTCAACCGAAGAAACTGCATTGCCTGTTCCTCGTGCTTATTCGCCTCCTCCAGTAGAAGTGAAATTGACTGAGATTGAGAATGAACAGAGCAAGCACGCTTACTCTGTGGCGATTGCCACTGCTGCGGCTGCAGAGGCGGCTGTTGCCGCTGCTCAGGCTGCTGCAGAGGTTGTTCGTCTTACTGCCGTGCCTCGGTATTATGGATTATCAAAAGAGGAGATCGCTGCTATCAAGATTCAGACGGCTTTCCGGGGCTACATG GCAAGGAGAGCACTGAGGGCTTTGAGAGGCCTGGTACGGTTGAAATCATTGATACAGGGGCAGTCTGTCAAAAGGCAAGCAACCACCACATTACGATGCATGCAGACTTTGGCCCGCGTGCAGTCTCAGATCCGTGCAAGGAGAATTAGAATGTCTGAAGAGAATCAGGCACTGCAGCGACAGCTCCAacagaaaagagagaaagagctTGAGAGGTTGAGAGTTTCT ATGGGAGAAGAATGGGTTGATAGCCATCAATCTAAGGAACAAATCGAAGCAAAACTTTTAAGCAAACAAGAAGCAGCTGTGAGAAGAGAGAGGGCTTTGGCTTATGCATTTTCTCATCAG CAAACTCTGAAGAACTCATCAAAATCTGCAAATCCTACATTCATGGATCCCAATAATCCCCACTGGGGCTGGAGTTGGTTAGAACGATGGATGGCAGCCCGTCCATGGGAGAGCCGAAGTACAGTAGATTATCATGACCGTGTTTCCATCAAGAGCGCAGCAAGCAATGCCATGTCTATGGGAGATATTACCAAAGCTTATCACCGGCGCAATCTCAGCCACGATACCAGACCTTCCCCTACTGCGCAAAAATCATGGGACCAACAACCTAGTCAGCCATCCCCGTCAACACCATTGTCCAAGGCACCATCATTGTCGTCCTTAACTGGAAGAACTCCCAAACGAAATGGCTGGGGTGGAGATGAGGACTCCAGAAGCATGCTCAGCATCCAATCAGAGAGGCACCGGAGGCATAGCATTGCAGGGTCTTCAGTGACAGACAATGAGAGCTTTGCCAGCTCCCCTGCTGTTCCAAGTTACATGGCACCTACACAGTCAGCAAAGGCCAAATCCCGGTTGCCTAGCCCTCTGGGCTTCGAGACAAATGGCACACCTGATAAGGGATCAGTGTCCTCTGCCAAGAAGCGTCTGTCTTTTGCTGGCTCGCCAGCTGTATCAAGGAGGCACTCTGGTCCACCCAGGATGGATTCCAGTACTATTAAGGACAGGGAGGAGAACATGAGGAATGGAGGCAGCAGATAG